Within the Prevotella scopos JCM 17725 genome, the region CCACGCTGGTTATCGTTCTCTTGAATAGAACCAACACGTTGCGCAATGTAAAAGTTAGCAACGTGCTCTGGCCACTCATTGTGAAGGATGTAGTAAGTTAAGCCATTGCTGAGCTTACCTTGTCTTACATTCTTATTCACAGGGATAGGTCCCATCTGCTGTGCAGAGACCATTCCAGTAACAAAAAGTAAGACGATTAAGAATAAATGTTTGATTTTCATCTTAAACGTTGTTTGTAATTTTAATATTAGTTTTATGGCGCAAAGATACATAAAAATCCGTTACGCAATCCGATTTTTTTCTTTTTTATATGTTGTCAAAACGTCAATAAAGGTTATTCTGTTGATAAATCCATTTGCTGACGCTCTGTATATAGGATATTACGGGGGTGATGTTCTAGTATTTCTTGCCGTAATGTTGAGGTATCTATATGGGTATAAATCTCTGTTGTACCGATACTTTCGTGTCCTAACATTGCCTGAATAGCACGTAAGTCGGCACCACCTTCGAGCAAGGAGGTGGCAAAGGAGTGGCGAAGTGTATGTGGAGAAATCGTTTTCTTGATGCCAGCTTCAACCGCATAACGCTTAATCATGATAAGAATCATCGTACGAGTAAGATGCTGTCCACGACGATTGAGAAAGACATAATCCTCCTCTCCGGGTTTGATTTTCATCACATTACGATCCGCAAACCAATAACTTAGCTCGTCCAAGGCACGTGGTGAGATAGGAACCAAACGTTCCTTCGAGCCTTTACCCATCACTCGGACATACTGCTCTTCAATATATAGGTTGGAAAGTTTGAGGTTTATAAGTTCTGACACACGCAGTCCACAAGAGAACAAGACTTCGATAATGGCACGATTGCGGTGCCCTTCCCACTTTGAAAGGTCTATTGCCTGCTCTAAGAGGTCTACTTCTGCCGTGGAAAGAACCTCTGGTAAGTGGTCAGGTTGCTTTGGCGATTCTAACAACTCAGTCGGGTCAACTTCTAAATAACCATCAATAACGAGGAAACGATAGAACTGCCGCACACCACTAAGAATACGAGCCAAAGAGCGAGGACCAATGCCAAGATCGGAGATAAAGGCTGCAAAATGTTCCAAGTCTTCCAACTTCACATCCAAGACATTAACCTGTTCAACAGCAAGATAGCGCAAGAGCTTATCCACATCACGCATATAAGCATCCAACGTATTAGCCGAGTAGCCTTTCTCTAACTTCAGATAACGACGGTAACGGCTGACAATATCCTTTGAATTCTTGCCTGTTTCCATTTAATTTCTTATTTTTGCATACTGCAATTTACGTGCAAAGATACATCAAAAAACGATATTTGAGAAGAAAGAGATATGAAAGTAATCATTATTAATGGTCCTAACTTGAACCTCTTAGGGGTGCGTGAACCTGAAATATATGGTAGTTTGTCTATGGACACGTTTCTTTCACAACTGCGTGAGAGCTATCCTAACAGTACCATTGACTATTACCAAAGTAATGTTGAGGGCGAACTCATCAACAAACTGCAGGAAACCGGATTCTCGTATGATGGTATCATCCTCAATGCTGGGGCTTATACGCATACAAGTATTGCGCTTTTGGATTGCATCCGTTCTCTGCAAACACCAGTGATTGAAGTACATATCAGTAATGTTAACGACCGTGAGGACTTCCGTCGACACTCTATGATTGCCCCTGCCTGCAAGGGAACTATTCAGGGCTTTGGTCTTAACAGTTACAGGTTGGCTATGGAAGCTTTGTCACTCCTATAACCTTTCAACGCTCATCATCACCATTATAACCCATGCCTACAACCAACACCTATACTTCTCTCACCGATGAAGCAGGCTGCGATGCCTATCTTGCTTCGCATATCGACCCAGAAGGCGATTATCTTTACCGCCTTTATCGTGCCACAAATATTCATACAATTCACGGACGTATGACAAGCGGACACCTGCAAGGTCGTCTCCTGAAGATGCTTGTACAAATGATACGTCCTAAGAATATTCTGGAAGTGGGTACTTTCAGTGGCTATTCGGCTATCTGTATGGCTGAGGGATTAGAGGAAGGAGGCAAACTCTATACCTTTGAAATCAATGACGAGATGGAGGATTTCACCCGCCCTTGGATTGAAGGGTCGCCTGTTGCGGATAAGATTGACTTCCGTATCGGTGACGCTGCAGAGGAGGCACCAAAGTTAGGGATTATGTTTGACATGGCTTTCGTTGATGGTGACAAACGCAATTATACAGAAGTATATGAGAAGTTATTGCCCATCATCCGTCCCGGTGGTTATATCCTCGCTGACAACACATTGTGGGACTGGCACGTCATTGACCCTGCCTACGATCACGACCAACAAACAATTGGCATCCGACATTTCAATGACTTTATTGCAAAAGACGACCGCATTGAGAAGGTTATCCTCCCTTTACGCGATGGATTGACATTGATTAGAAAGAAATAAAAGCTACATAGTGCCATGCTACCTCCTCCCCCGAAGAGAGAGCAGTGATTACCAAAAAGAGAAACGAGAAACCATGCCCTACTCTATCTTGGTAAAAAGGGGCGCAATTACTAAAACAACACAAAAGGCAAAGGGCAAAAATGTTTGTGGGTTTCTCAAACTTTCAGTACCTTTGCAATATAAAACAAAATAGAACAGACAATGCAAGAGACAAGACAAAACCGCATATCACGACTTCTTCAAAAGGAGTTAGCAAGTATTTTCCAAACACAGACACGTATGATGCATGGTGTTTTGGTCAGTGTAACGCGTGTAAAGGTAAGCCCAGACCTCAGTATCTGTACTGCCTACCTCAGTATCTTTCCATCTGAAAAGGGAGACGAAATACTAAAAAACATCAATGCCAATGAGAAGACTATCCGCTACGACTTAGGACAACGCATACGCAACCAAGTACGCATCATCCCCGAGCTTCGCTTCTTCATTGATGACTCCCTCGACTATTTGGAGCGCATTGATGAGTTGCTAAAGAAGTAGATTGTTAGGTGATGGGTATTGAATGATGGGTGTTGATGATTTCTATAAAATGTATTAACACCCCACAAATCTTAAACACCCATCATTCAACACCTATCCCCTACCCATCATCACCCAACATTCAACAACCAACACCCAACATCCATCATGAACTTCCCTTTTTACATTGCCCGCCGTTACCTCTTCTCAAAGAAGAGTACACATGCCATCAACGTTATCAGTCTTATCTCCGTACTCGGTGTGGCTGTGGCGACAATGGCGTTGGTCGTTGTATTGAGCGGATTCAATGGTTTCTCTGACCTTGTCGCATCCTTTTTCACCAACTTCGATCCACAAATAAAGATTGAGGCAGCCAAGGGTAAGGCTATGTCAGCTAACGACCCATTGCTCTTAAAGGTTAAGAAACTGCCTATGGTAGAAGTTGCTACAGAGTGCGTAGAAGACCAAGCATTGGCTGTCTATCATGACAGACAGGCGATGGTGAACGTGAAGGGAGTAGAAGACAACTTCGACTCGCTGACGCATATCAGTAATATTCTCTATGGTGAAGGTGACTTCAGACTTCACACTGCCAACCTGCAATACGGTGTTCTTGGTATCAGATTGGCACAAGACCTCGGTACTGGGGTAGAATGGCAGGATTATCTACACATCTATGCACCACAACGAGAGGGACAGTACGATGCATCTAATCCTACCGATGCCTTCGTAAAGGATTCATTGATATCCCCTGGAGTACTTTTCCAAGTGAAGCAGATGAAGTATGACAAGGGGTACATTATCACCTCTCTCGAGTTCGCACGCCGTGTCTTCAACCGACAGGGAGAGATTACCTCACTTGAATTACGCATGAAACCGGGTGTCGATATTGACAAAGCTAAGGAAGAAATACAAACCCTTCTCGGTGACAATTACAAGGTATTAGACCGCTATGAACAGCAGGCTGATACGTTTAATATCATGCGTATTGAGAAACTCTTTGCCTACGTCTTCCTCACGTTTATCCTTATGGTGGCGTGCTTTAACATCATTGGTTCGCTCTCTATGCTCATCATTGACAAGAAGAATGACGTTATTACCCTGCGCAACCTCGGTGCAACAGATGGTCAGATACGTCGTATCTTCCTCTTTGAAGGTCGAATGATATCTGCAGCGGGGGCTGTTATCGGTATTGCACTCGGCTTATTACTCTGCTGGTTGCAACAGACATACGGACTTGTACAGCTCGGTGATCAAGCAGGAAACTTCGTTGTCAATGCTTATCCAATCAGTGTTCACCCCGAAGATATCATCACTATCTTCCTCACAGTTATCCTTGTTGGCTGGCTTTCTGTGTGGTATCCTGTACGTTATATGAGTCGTAAACTGACGAGGGATTAAACTATCCCTCGCCTATCGACTAACAACTATAAACCTAAATAACATGACTGAGAATCTAAACGACAAAATTATCATCTATCAAAGTGAAGATGGTAAAACCCAACTTGATGTGAAGTTGGAAGGAGAGACCGTGTGGCTAAGTACAAAGCAAATGGCAGAACTCTTTGACAAAGAAGAGTCAAACATACGAAGACACGTAAACAATGTTTTTAAAGAAGCAGAACTAACACGAGAGAATAACGTGCATTTTTTGCACGTTAATGGTATAAAAAAGCCTGTCCCATATTATACTCTTGATGTAATTATATCTGTAGGCTACCGAGTACATAGCCAAAGGGGCGTTCGTTTCCGCCAATGGGCAAACTCAGTTCTCAAGCAATATCTTGTCAAAGGCTATGCTATCAACGAGAACATTCGCAAACATCAGATTGCAGAACTACGCCAACTCATACAAGTATTAGGCAGAGCCATCCAGCAACAACCTGCAAAGACGACGGACGAAAGCAATGCACTCTTTGACGTCGTTGTAGACTATACCTACGCACTCGACACACTCGACAACTATGATTACCAGCGATTACATATCGCCAAGACTACCAAAGAAGAGCCATTCCATGCCACATACGAGAATGCTATGCACGAGATAGATGTTCTTCGACAGAAGTTTGGTGGTTCGGTACTCTTTGGTAATGAGAAGGATGAGTCCTTCAAAAGTTCTATCGGACAAATCTATCAGACCTTTGATGGTACGGAACTTTATCCAAGTGTGGAGGAGAAAGCAGCTATGCTTCTCTATCTTGTCACTAAGAATCACTCGTTCAGTGATGGAAACAAGCGCATTGCAGCCACTCTCTTCCTATGGTTTATGAACAACAATGCCATCCTCTATCGTCCTGATGGCACCAAGCGAATTGCTGACAACACCCTCGTTGCCCTCACCCTAATGATTGCTGAGAGCAAGACAGAGGAAAAGGATATAATGGTAAAGGTAGTGGTGAACCTTATCAACCAAGCCAATTAACCCGCATTGCTATAAACTTTTCGTAGACAGATAGTAGTATTTCGGAAAATAATTCATATATTTGTCGTGAATATAATGAACAAAGTATGTCAAGAGAGGAAACAAATCAAATACGCTACATCATTGCTTTAATAGCAGAGTTTGCCAAGAAATTTAATCTTGGTCAGCGACAGGCATACAATTACCTTAAGCGTTTTAAGGGAATAGACTACTTGATGTCCTTTTACGATGTCCTACACACACAATCCTTCGAAGATGCTATTCATGACATAACTATCATCTGTGAGAGGAATGGTGGTGCGCTAAAATGATAAAGCCTATGATTCTCTATCATGGTTCTAATATTGATATTGACAAGATTGATCTTACAAAGTCCCAACCATACAAGGACTTTGGCAAAGGCTTTTATCTGTCAGCCGATAAGCAGCAGGCACAACGCATGGCAGAACAAAGAACATCAATCTTACTTGAAGGAAAGCCTACACTCAATAAATACCAATTTGATGAGACAATACTTGATGATAACAGCTTAAAGATTCTGCGCTTTGAAAATACAGCAAGGAATGGGCTAATTTTGTTCTTAAGAACAGAGACATCAACATAGAACAACCTTGCCATAACTATGATATTGTTTATGGACCTATCGCTGATGATGGTGTAACCTTTCAACTACGACGATATAAAACAGGGATGATAAGTCTGGAACAACTCGTCAACGAACTGAAGTACTCACAAGGTATAACATTTCAATATTACTTCGGAACTGAATTAGCAATATCAAAACTAAAGAAATTATGAAACTAACTGACGAACAGATTAATATGATGAAAGAGGATGTATGTGCAGAACTTATAGCCTTATTGATGAAAGACAGACATTGTACTATGTCTGAAGCTATTGATATGCTCTATAACTCTGACACTTACAACCGTATTCAGGACCAATCAACAGGATTGTATTATCAAAGTCCGGGCTATACATACGCTTTTCTACAACAGGAATTATTGACGGGTGACTATCGAAAGGAAATGTTCTAAAAGAAACACAGAAAAAAGCGAAGCTATGATATAAAGCTAATTGCTGACTTTTTCACCCTAAACTAATAAAATCATAGTATAGAAACGGGTCATTGAAGAAAGTTTTTTATATATTTGCAACAGAGATCAAAAGCACAAGCCAATGAGTTGACAAGAACGTGCCAATTACTAATTATAACACAAAAAAGGACAATGAAAAAAACTATTACAATCGCACTTCTTACTGCAGCAGTAATAGGTGCAACATCTTTTTTTTCATCATGCAGTAACAAAAACGATGATGACTTGATTATTGACGGCTGGCCAGATCCTGTAACAATTGACCTTTCAAAGGTATTCACTAATGGCATACCTAAAGAGGCGGATAGTATGACTATCCAAACAGATGACAGAGGATTGGTTACAGGCATTAAGACTAAGGATGAAACGGTATCTTTCAAATACAATAACACAAAAACACGTGCTATTGTAATCCCAAATGTCTTCATGAAAGTAGAATGTAATGGAGATACAACGTTCTACAGAATGTATCTGAACTACAACGGTTTTGTTAGAGAATGCATGATACAGCAAAAGGGAAATACAAAGGAAGATACATGGAGGTTCACTTATAACGATAATGACCAACTAATTAATATAATCCATTCAGCAGATGACTACAAAGAATTTACTTTGACTTATAAAGATAGCAACATCTCTGAAATAGAGACAAAAACTATCGTTTCACAAACAACAACAAGAAAAAAAGACACTTATAAAGTTGCTTATACCTCAGATACAACCCCTACTCCTATAGTGAACAAGGGTAACATTATGCTCTTCAATACAACGTTTGGTATTGACATTGGCGCAATGAAATACGCCTACTATGCAGGATTGCTTGGAAAAGCAACTAAGAACTTGCCTGTACAGCTTATTGATAAGAACGGCAACAAAAACAACTTTACGTGGACTGTCAATAATAATGGTTTCCCAACTGCAATGACAAGCGGTAGCCATCAATACAAGTTCGTGTGGTAAAAAAGTATTTTATATCATTACATATATTTATCATCCCCCTTCTATAAAGTACACTCGGAAAGTAAATCAATAGGGGGTTACTTTCAAACCATAGCTCTCAGACCATACCCCTCATTGGTCTGAGAGCTTTTCTTTTACCCTTTTACCTACCCATCCCAAAACTACACCCACGCAAAATAGCACAAATATACAGATTACTACATAGCTCATCCTTGCAAAGCGGACAACGAACCAGTATCTTTGCAGCAGCAATTACGAATTATTTTCATGAAAGAAAATATTTTTCTTCATGAAAAGAAATATTTATTTTCACGTAAATAATTTCTTTCTTTCGTGAAAAGAATTCTGCCTAAGCTAAAAGTATGTGATTATAGAGACTCGTTTCACACACTAACGGCTCACGGAAAAGATGATTATTAACCCTTATTACAAACGTAAAGCTATGACTGTAAATTACAAACTATTAAGAACAAGCGGTAAACTCGCACAACGTAAAGCACTAAGAATCGTACCTATCAAGAAAGATGTCACGGGAATAGAGAGAATCTGTCAGCATATCCAACAAGCAACAACGCTTACAACAGCCGACATTCTCGGTACTATCTCGGCATTAAAAACAGAATTAGCAGAGGAGCTAAAAAGTGGGAATACAGTTCATCTACCGGGCATTGGATTCTTCTCACTTGCCCTTAAAGGGGACATGTACGAAGACCCTAAGACGCATCGTCACCAACTCCGTAATGTTGCTGTGCGCAAAATTAGATTCCGCCCCGATAAGGATTTTCACGAAGCGTTAGGAAAGATGATTTTTGAAAACAAAACCTACAAAGACGGTACATCCACACTTCCTATAAAATCAACCGTTAACGCTGCACTGAAAGAGTTGTTTGAAGAGAATCCGATAATCACCGTTAACGACCTCCGTCGCCGTCTGAACCTTTCTACAACCTACGCCTATCAACTTACAGCACAGTTAGAACATGAGAAGAAAATCATCAACATAGGTTCACGTTATCGCAAGATGTATAAAAAGGCGTAAGTAGAAGACTGTAACCAAATGGTAAACACATTAACAAAAATGGCACATTATCATTATAAAATAGATTAAGTCCAGCGATAATTCAATAGCATATAAACACAAAAAAGCCATTCCCAACCCTTTACAGAGTTTAGGAATGGCTTTTTATTATTGATTAGTCCTCAGACTATTTTTATCCAATCCACTTCACGTAAGCGAAGTCCTGACGGTGTGGCAGGAGATCGTTCTTAGGATACATACGAACAGCGCACTTATAAGCAC harbors:
- the rbfA gene encoding 30S ribosome-binding factor RbfA: MQETRQNRISRLLQKELASIFQTQTRMMHGVLVSVTRVKVSPDLSICTAYLSIFPSEKGDEILKNINANEKTIRYDLGQRIRNQVRIIPELRFFIDDSLDYLERIDELLKK
- a CDS encoding O-methyltransferase, encoding MPTTNTYTSLTDEAGCDAYLASHIDPEGDYLYRLYRATNIHTIHGRMTSGHLQGRLLKMLVQMIRPKNILEVGTFSGYSAICMAEGLEEGGKLYTFEINDEMEDFTRPWIEGSPVADKIDFRIGDAAEEAPKLGIMFDMAFVDGDKRNYTEVYEKLLPIIRPGGYILADNTLWDWHVIDPAYDHDQQTIGIRHFNDFIAKDDRIEKVILPLRDGLTLIRKK
- the aroQ gene encoding type II 3-dehydroquinate dehydratase: MKVIIINGPNLNLLGVREPEIYGSLSMDTFLSQLRESYPNSTIDYYQSNVEGELINKLQETGFSYDGIILNAGAYTHTSIALLDCIRSLQTPVIEVHISNVNDREDFRRHSMIAPACKGTIQGFGLNSYRLAMEALSLL
- the xerA gene encoding site-specific tyrosine recombinase/integron integrase: METGKNSKDIVSRYRRYLKLEKGYSANTLDAYMRDVDKLLRYLAVEQVNVLDVKLEDLEHFAAFISDLGIGPRSLARILSGVRQFYRFLVIDGYLEVDPTELLESPKQPDHLPEVLSTAEVDLLEQAIDLSKWEGHRNRAIIEVLFSCGLRVSELINLKLSNLYIEEQYVRVMGKGSKERLVPISPRALDELSYWFADRNVMKIKPGEEDYVFLNRRGQHLTRTMILIMIKRYAVEAGIKKTISPHTLRHSFATSLLEGGADLRAIQAMLGHESIGTTEIYTHIDTSTLRQEILEHHPRNILYTERQQMDLSTE
- a CDS encoding DUF3791 domain-containing protein translates to MSREETNQIRYIIALIAEFAKKFNLGQRQAYNYLKRFKGIDYLMSFYDVLHTQSFEDAIHDITIICERNGGALK
- a CDS encoding FtsX-like permease family protein produces the protein MNFPFYIARRYLFSKKSTHAINVISLISVLGVAVATMALVVVLSGFNGFSDLVASFFTNFDPQIKIEAAKGKAMSANDPLLLKVKKLPMVEVATECVEDQALAVYHDRQAMVNVKGVEDNFDSLTHISNILYGEGDFRLHTANLQYGVLGIRLAQDLGTGVEWQDYLHIYAPQREGQYDASNPTDAFVKDSLISPGVLFQVKQMKYDKGYIITSLEFARRVFNRQGEITSLELRMKPGVDIDKAKEEIQTLLGDNYKVLDRYEQQADTFNIMRIEKLFAYVFLTFILMVACFNIIGSLSMLIIDKKNDVITLRNLGATDGQIRRIFLFEGRMISAAGAVIGIALGLLLCWLQQTYGLVQLGDQAGNFVVNAYPISVHPEDIITIFLTVILVGWLSVWYPVRYMSRKLTRD
- the rhuM gene encoding virulence protein RhuM/Fic/DOC family protein, producing MTENLNDKIIIYQSEDGKTQLDVKLEGETVWLSTKQMAELFDKEESNIRRHVNNVFKEAELTRENNVHFLHVNGIKKPVPYYTLDVIISVGYRVHSQRGVRFRQWANSVLKQYLVKGYAINENIRKHQIAELRQLIQVLGRAIQQQPAKTTDESNALFDVVVDYTYALDTLDNYDYQRLHIAKTTKEEPFHATYENAMHEIDVLRQKFGGSVLFGNEKDESFKSSIGQIYQTFDGTELYPSVEEKAAMLLYLVTKNHSFSDGNKRIAATLFLWFMNNNAILYRPDGTKRIADNTLVALTLMIAESKTEEKDIMVKVVVNLINQAN
- a CDS encoding HU family DNA-binding protein, with the translated sequence MTVNYKLLRTSGKLAQRKALRIVPIKKDVTGIERICQHIQQATTLTTADILGTISALKTELAEELKSGNTVHLPGIGFFSLALKGDMYEDPKTHRHQLRNVAVRKIRFRPDKDFHEALGKMIFENKTYKDGTSTLPIKSTVNAALKELFEENPIITVNDLRRRLNLSTTYAYQLTAQLEHEKKIINIGSRYRKMYKKA
- a CDS encoding DUF4595 domain-containing protein, which translates into the protein MKKTITIALLTAAVIGATSFFSSCSNKNDDDLIIDGWPDPVTIDLSKVFTNGIPKEADSMTIQTDDRGLVTGIKTKDETVSFKYNNTKTRAIVIPNVFMKVECNGDTTFYRMYLNYNGFVRECMIQQKGNTKEDTWRFTYNDNDQLINIIHSADDYKEFTLTYKDSNISEIETKTIVSQTTTRKKDTYKVAYTSDTTPTPIVNKGNIMLFNTTFGIDIGAMKYAYYAGLLGKATKNLPVQLIDKNGNKNNFTWTVNNNGFPTAMTSGSHQYKFVW